A single region of the Paramicrobacterium fandaimingii genome encodes:
- a CDS encoding CoA-binding protein, whose amino-acid sequence MPADSPLATLLKSQRTWIGPDAKQRLAILREAKTIAIVGASTNPARASYFVGTYLQQSSDYTLYFINPNAEEILGQPVYPDLASLPEKPDIAVVFRKASDIPQVVDDVVAAGIETIWVQLGIWNEEAAYDGEKKGLTVVMDRCIKVEHARFHGKLNLFGFDTGVISSKKGLR is encoded by the coding sequence ATGCCCGCAGACTCCCCCCTCGCGACGCTGCTGAAATCGCAGCGCACATGGATCGGACCCGACGCCAAGCAGCGCCTGGCGATTCTGCGGGAGGCGAAGACGATCGCTATCGTCGGCGCGTCGACGAACCCTGCGCGCGCAAGCTACTTCGTCGGGACGTACCTGCAGCAGTCAAGCGACTACACGCTCTATTTCATCAACCCGAACGCCGAAGAGATCCTCGGACAGCCCGTGTACCCCGACCTGGCATCGCTGCCGGAGAAGCCCGACATTGCCGTCGTGTTCCGCAAGGCGAGCGACATTCCTCAGGTCGTCGACGACGTCGTGGCCGCTGGCATTGAGACGATCTGGGTGCAACTGGGAATCTGGAACGAAGAAGCAGCCTATGACGGCGAGAAGAAGGGCCTCACCGTCGTCATGGACCGCTGCATCAAGGTTGAGCACGCACGCTTCCACGGCAAGCTCAATCTGTTCGGCTTCGACACCGGCGTGATCTCGTCGAAGAAGGGCCTGCGCTAA
- a CDS encoding O-acetylhomoserine aminocarboxypropyltransferase/cysteine synthase family protein codes for MADREYGFRTRAIHAGNIPDPETGARALPIYQSTAFVFDDSADAAARFALQKYGNIYARLANPTVASLEERVASLEGGLGAVATASGLSAQYITFASLVGAGDHIVASSSLYGGSITQLDVTLRRFGVDTTFVHSTDPADYAAAITDKTKAIFAETIANPSGEIADIEGLADVAHAHEIPLIIDSTIATPYLNRPIEWGADIVTHSATKFLGGHGTTMGGLVVESGRFTYSREKFPLFHEPVPTYGDLQWAGNFGEYAFLTRLRAEQLRDIGPALSATSAQQLAQGIETLPFRMTAHVENARAVAEWLDADSRIESVYWAGLASHPHHERAKKYLPLGPSSVFSFVVKGGRAGGQTLIESVNLASHVANIGDTKTLIIHPGSTTHAQLTEQQLEDAGVQPGLVRLSVGIEDADDIIYDLDQALSQAVEA; via the coding sequence ATGGCAGATCGCGAGTATGGCTTTCGCACGCGGGCAATCCACGCGGGCAACATCCCCGACCCCGAGACCGGTGCCCGGGCGCTGCCCATCTACCAGTCGACGGCCTTCGTCTTCGATGACTCAGCGGATGCCGCAGCCCGCTTCGCCCTGCAGAAGTACGGCAACATCTACGCGCGGCTCGCCAACCCGACTGTCGCGAGCCTCGAAGAGCGCGTGGCGAGCCTCGAGGGTGGACTCGGCGCCGTCGCGACGGCATCCGGACTCTCGGCTCAATACATCACGTTCGCGAGCCTCGTCGGTGCGGGCGACCACATCGTCGCGTCGTCGAGCCTGTACGGCGGGTCGATCACGCAGCTCGACGTGACGCTGCGCCGCTTCGGCGTCGACACGACGTTCGTGCACTCGACAGACCCGGCCGACTACGCCGCGGCGATCACCGACAAGACCAAGGCGATCTTCGCCGAGACCATCGCGAACCCCTCGGGCGAAATCGCCGACATCGAAGGGCTCGCCGACGTCGCCCACGCGCATGAGATTCCGCTCATCATCGACTCGACGATCGCCACCCCGTATCTCAACCGCCCGATCGAGTGGGGCGCCGACATCGTCACCCACTCGGCGACGAAGTTTCTCGGCGGGCACGGCACAACGATGGGCGGGCTCGTCGTCGAATCGGGTCGGTTCACGTATTCGCGCGAGAAGTTTCCGCTCTTCCATGAGCCCGTGCCTACCTACGGCGACCTGCAGTGGGCCGGCAACTTCGGTGAGTACGCATTTCTCACCAGGCTGCGCGCCGAGCAGCTGCGCGACATCGGGCCTGCACTCTCGGCGACCTCCGCGCAACAGCTCGCGCAGGGCATTGAGACGCTGCCGTTCCGCATGACCGCACATGTCGAGAACGCACGCGCCGTCGCCGAGTGGCTCGACGCAGACAGCCGCATCGAGTCGGTGTACTGGGCGGGGCTCGCAAGCCATCCGCACCACGAGCGCGCGAAGAAGTATTTGCCCCTCGGGCCAAGCTCCGTGTTCAGCTTCGTTGTCAAGGGCGGTCGCGCTGGCGGGCAGACCCTCATCGAGTCGGTGAACCTCGCCAGCCACGTCGCCAACATCGGCGATACAAAGACGCTCATCATTCACCCCGGATCGACGACGCACGCGCAGCTGACCGAGCAGCAGCTCGAGGATGCCGGTGTGCAGCCGGGCCTCGTGAGACTCAGCGTCGGCATCGAGGATGCTGACGACATCATCTACGATCTCGATCAGGCGCTCAGCCAGGCAGTGGAGGCATGA
- a CDS encoding SRPBCC family protein, which translates to MPDISRSLEISAPPTTVWKWFTTQEMLRQWLRPDIVIDLVVGGDYRMLGSDGTTISGVVLELVPEKRLVLSWLEEGTGWKHPARLVVELEPTSGGTRATLTHDGFAGIGTPGWQSTAESYRRGLSTHRVLEGLAEVVQTRA; encoded by the coding sequence ATGCCTGATATCAGCCGATCGCTTGAGATCTCCGCACCGCCGACCACGGTGTGGAAGTGGTTCACAACGCAGGAGATGCTTCGGCAATGGCTGCGACCCGACATCGTGATCGACCTGGTCGTGGGCGGCGACTACAGGATGCTGGGGTCAGACGGCACGACGATCAGTGGTGTCGTGCTCGAACTCGTGCCCGAGAAGCGTCTCGTGCTCTCCTGGCTTGAGGAGGGCACCGGCTGGAAGCATCCTGCTCGCCTCGTCGTAGAGCTCGAGCCGACTTCCGGCGGTACGCGCGCGACGCTGACGCACGATGGCTTCGCTGGCATCGGGACGCCGGGCTGGCAGAGCACCGCCGAATCGTATCGTCGGGGCTTGTCGACGCACCGGGTTCTCGAAGGGCTGGCCGAGGTTGTCCAAACAAGAGCCTGA
- a CDS encoding ArsR/SmtB family transcription factor, with translation MSKQEPDPREDAFRALADPTRRRILDLIAEHGVRSVGELADEFPGLVASGISKHLMTLRAAGLVAATKEGRRQLYRIDATGMNRAFGAWVATFDAYWQTSLERLRDLAEGDGV, from the coding sequence TTGTCCAAACAAGAGCCTGACCCGCGCGAGGATGCGTTTCGCGCGCTCGCCGACCCAACGCGTCGACGCATTCTCGATCTGATCGCCGAGCATGGCGTCCGCAGCGTGGGGGAGCTCGCCGATGAGTTTCCCGGCCTCGTGGCGTCGGGCATCTCGAAGCACCTCATGACGTTGCGCGCCGCGGGGTTGGTTGCGGCGACGAAGGAGGGGCGGCGGCAGCTCTACCGCATCGATGCCACGGGCATGAACCGTGCGTTCGGGGCGTGGGTCGCCACGTTCGATGCCTACTGGCAGACCTCGCTCGAGCGACTGCGCGATCTCGCGGAAGGCGATGGAGTCTGA
- a CDS encoding CynX/NimT family MFS transporter, producing MTSRGSSGADRGASTPGGGARRLRPGFVIIGILLVASNLRASITAVGPVLDQARAGADLSAIEASALISVPLLAFAAFSPVMPGIAVRFGLERTIGGSLILLAAGIVARSIPGDAFLWAGTLVLGIAIAAINVLLPSVLKRDFPREIGRLTGVYSAVQSAFAAVAAGIAVPIAGISDDGWRIAYGVWAGLAIIAFAAFAPQMRRPGAVTTELRAVQIAEEPARGKSPWTQALAWQVTVFMGLQSTIFYVVITWMPAIEQSVGIDAFTAGWHQSAFQVFGITGTLTAAWMLHKWQRDQRLVVSIYSLSSLLGITGILVNPHITLLWLAMIGFAQGGLIVLALALFGLRTSNHRAAASLSGMAQSIGYLLAAVGPLMIGAIHDATGAWTLPLVVLLGVVALQFVCGVLASRNRVLR from the coding sequence ATGACTTCTCGCGGCTCCTCCGGTGCAGACCGGGGCGCCTCGACGCCAGGTGGCGGGGCACGGCGGCTCCGCCCGGGCTTCGTCATCATCGGCATCCTGCTTGTCGCGTCGAACCTGCGCGCGTCGATCACCGCCGTGGGGCCCGTCCTCGACCAGGCACGCGCCGGCGCCGATCTGTCGGCGATCGAAGCATCCGCCCTCATCAGCGTTCCGCTGCTCGCCTTCGCCGCGTTCTCACCCGTCATGCCGGGGATCGCCGTGCGATTCGGCCTGGAACGCACAATCGGTGGCTCACTCATTCTGCTCGCCGCGGGAATCGTGGCGCGATCCATTCCCGGCGATGCATTTCTCTGGGCCGGCACCCTCGTTCTCGGGATCGCCATCGCCGCAATCAACGTGCTGCTGCCGTCTGTACTCAAGCGCGACTTTCCGCGTGAGATCGGGCGCCTGACCGGCGTGTATTCGGCTGTGCAGTCTGCGTTCGCCGCCGTCGCCGCCGGCATCGCGGTGCCCATCGCCGGCATCTCAGACGACGGATGGCGCATTGCGTACGGCGTTTGGGCGGGCCTTGCGATCATCGCCTTCGCCGCGTTTGCCCCGCAGATGCGCCGCCCCGGCGCCGTGACGACCGAGCTGCGCGCCGTGCAGATCGCCGAGGAGCCGGCGCGCGGAAAGTCACCCTGGACGCAGGCCCTGGCCTGGCAGGTGACTGTGTTTATGGGGCTGCAGTCCACCATCTTCTACGTCGTGATCACGTGGATGCCCGCAATCGAGCAGTCCGTCGGCATCGATGCATTCACGGCGGGGTGGCACCAGAGCGCCTTCCAAGTGTTCGGCATCACCGGAACGTTGACGGCGGCATGGATGCTGCACAAGTGGCAGCGCGACCAGCGCCTCGTCGTGTCGATCTACTCGCTGTCGTCGTTGCTCGGCATCACCGGCATTCTGGTGAACCCGCACATCACGCTGCTGTGGCTCGCGATGATCGGGTTCGCTCAGGGAGGCCTCATCGTGTTGGCGTTGGCGCTGTTCGGCTTGCGTACGAGCAATCACCGAGCGGCGGCGTCGCTCTCGGGCATGGCGCAGTCGATCGGCTATCTTCTTGCCGCGGTGGGACCGCTCATGATCGGTGCGATCCACGACGCCACCGGAGCGTGGACGCTGCCCCTCGTCGTTCTGCTCGGCGTCGTCGCGCTGCAGTTCGTCTGCGGTGTGCTCGCGAGCCGCAATCGCGTGCTCAGGTAG